From Desulfuromonas soudanensis, the proteins below share one genomic window:
- a CDS encoding DegQ family serine endoprotease encodes MIEKSRRLILPLVLLTALILSGLPFSSGAGAQEQGIENLRQSGQAFRSVAKKVSPAVVFIKVEKSIPVSTGMNGFSSPDEEFFRHFFGQPPRFKGPERSPRNRQEMGQGSGSIISPDGYILTNNHVVGEADRVQVQLQDGREYEAKIVGTDPPTDLAVIKIDESDLPFLRLGDSDQLEVGDWVLAVGNPFGLSHTLTAGIVSAKGRSGMGLNDYENFIQTDAAINPGNSGGPLVNLDGAMVGINTAIFSRSGGSMGIGFAIPVNMAKQIRDQLIEHGQVTRGRLGVYIQELTKELATSFGLDSDQGILVSQVIKDSPAEKGGLKRGDVIDKLDGEKVDKLADFRNRIALTPPGSKVALGIMRNGAAREIRVTIGNLDAGQTAGTVGGGDLPRLGLGLQPLTPELAERLGYQGEKGVLVAAVEAGSAAAEAGIERGDLIQEIDRQAVSTPEEAGKILKETGGKTHLLLIRHGAATRYLALKIGD; translated from the coding sequence ATGATCGAAAAATCCAGACGTCTCATCCTCCCCCTGGTCCTGCTGACAGCCCTGATCCTGAGCGGGCTCCCCTTTTCCTCCGGGGCCGGAGCCCAGGAGCAGGGGATTGAAAATCTCCGCCAGAGCGGCCAGGCCTTCCGCAGCGTCGCCAAAAAGGTCTCTCCGGCGGTCGTCTTCATCAAGGTGGAAAAATCGATCCCCGTCTCCACTGGGATGAACGGCTTCTCCTCCCCGGACGAAGAGTTTTTCCGCCATTTCTTCGGCCAGCCCCCCCGGTTTAAAGGACCCGAACGTTCGCCGCGGAACCGCCAGGAGATGGGCCAGGGTTCCGGTTCCATCATCTCACCCGACGGCTATATCCTCACCAACAATCATGTCGTCGGCGAGGCCGATCGGGTCCAGGTCCAACTGCAGGATGGGCGCGAGTACGAAGCGAAAATCGTCGGCACCGATCCTCCGACCGACCTGGCGGTGATCAAGATCGACGAATCGGACCTCCCTTTTCTGCGTCTCGGCGACTCGGACCAGCTTGAGGTCGGCGACTGGGTCCTTGCGGTCGGCAACCCCTTCGGCCTCTCCCACACCCTGACCGCCGGGATCGTCAGCGCCAAGGGACGCAGCGGCATGGGGCTCAACGACTACGAGAATTTCATTCAGACCGACGCCGCCATCAACCCGGGAAATTCCGGCGGTCCCCTGGTGAACCTTGATGGCGCAATGGTCGGTATCAACACCGCCATTTTCAGCCGCAGCGGCGGGTCGATGGGGATCGGTTTCGCCATTCCCGTCAATATGGCCAAACAGATCCGCGATCAGCTCATCGAGCACGGCCAGGTCACCCGCGGTCGCCTCGGCGTCTATATCCAGGAACTGACCAAGGAACTCGCCACCTCCTTCGGCCTCGATTCCGACCAGGGGATCCTTGTCTCCCAGGTGATCAAGGACTCCCCGGCGGAAAAGGGGGGACTCAAGCGGGGCGACGTCATTGACAAACTCGACGGGGAAAAGGTCGACAAACTGGCCGATTTCCGCAACAGGATCGCCCTGACCCCTCCCGGCTCCAAGGTCGCCCTGGGGATTATGCGAAATGGCGCGGCCAGGGAAATCAGGGTCACCATCGGCAATCTGGACGCCGGCCAAACGGCGGGTACCGTCGGGGGCGGCGACCTTCCCAGGCTCGGACTCGGCCTGCAGCCCCTGACCCCGGAACTCGCCGAACGACTCGGCTACCAGGGGGAAAAGGGGGTTCTGGTCGCCGCCGTCGAAGCGGGTTCGGCGGCGGCCGAAGCCGGCATCGAGCGCGGCGACCTGATCCAGGAGATCGACCGCCAGGCCGTCTCCACCCCGGAGGAGGCCGGCAAAATCCTCAAAGAGACCGGCGGTAAGACCCACCTCCTTCTCATCCGGCACGGCGCGGCCACCCGCTACCTGGCCCTGAAAATCGGCGATTGA
- a CDS encoding sigma-54-dependent transcriptional regulator, whose product MKQTKVTGRILLIDDDRALGELLEETLTRRGHFIRSALSAPAAAEILHREEIDVVLTDLNMPGPSGIEFCGELQANRPDLPVVIMTAFGSLETAIAALRAGAYDFVTKPVDFDLLGFTLERALEHRHLQEKIRLLKEEVRHRRPGDELRGESPALQTIREQISRIADLDTSILISGESGTGKELVARALHRQSRRAQGPFVAINCAALPENLLESELFGHVRGAFTDARDNRLGLFLEASGGTLFLDEIGDLPLPLQPKLLRVLEERKVRPLGGSREIDCDVRIVAASHRNLTESVREGTFRRDLFYRLNVIQLDLPPLRARGNDILLLAQDFIREMALRFNKSVTGLSEPAAARLLSYPWPGNIRELRNVIERALALTRHDRLTVEDLSDPIGHPRGERSPFSGPPDGDALIPLAEMERRYIRQVLDQVDGNQTLAARILAVDRKTLYRKLKED is encoded by the coding sequence ATGAAACAAACGAAAGTGACCGGGCGCATCCTGCTCATCGATGACGACCGCGCCCTGGGCGAACTCCTTGAGGAAACCCTGACCCGCCGCGGCCATTTCATCCGAAGCGCCCTCAGCGCCCCGGCGGCGGCTGAGATCCTCCACCGGGAAGAGATCGACGTGGTGCTGACCGACCTCAACATGCCGGGGCCGAGCGGCATCGAATTCTGCGGGGAGCTGCAGGCCAACCGCCCCGACCTGCCGGTGGTGATCATGACCGCCTTCGGCTCGCTGGAGACCGCGATCGCCGCCCTGCGTGCCGGAGCCTACGACTTCGTCACCAAGCCCGTCGATTTCGATCTTCTCGGCTTCACCCTGGAGCGGGCCCTGGAACACCGTCACCTGCAGGAGAAGATCCGCCTTCTCAAGGAGGAGGTTCGCCACCGCAGGCCAGGGGACGAATTGAGGGGCGAAAGCCCGGCCCTGCAGACGATCCGGGAACAGATCAGCCGCATCGCCGACCTGGATACCTCAATCCTGATCAGCGGCGAAAGCGGCACCGGCAAGGAGCTGGTCGCCCGGGCCCTCCATCGCCAGAGCCGGCGCGCTCAGGGTCCCTTCGTCGCCATCAACTGCGCCGCCCTCCCGGAAAATCTCCTCGAAAGCGAACTCTTCGGCCACGTGCGCGGCGCCTTCACCGATGCCCGGGACAACCGCCTCGGCCTCTTTCTCGAGGCCTCCGGCGGCACCCTCTTTCTCGACGAAATCGGCGATCTCCCCCTCCCCCTGCAGCCGAAGCTGCTGCGCGTCCTGGAAGAACGGAAGGTCCGCCCCCTGGGGGGGAGCCGGGAAATCGATTGCGATGTGCGCATCGTCGCCGCCAGCCATCGCAACCTGACCGAGTCCGTGCGCGAGGGGACCTTCCGCAGGGATCTCTTCTACCGCCTCAACGTCATCCAGCTCGACCTCCCGCCGCTGCGGGCTCGCGGCAACGACATCCTGCTTTTGGCCCAGGACTTCATCCGGGAAATGGCTCTTCGCTTCAACAAATCGGTGACCGGCCTCTCCGAACCGGCGGCCGCCCGGCTCCTCTCCTACCCCTGGCCGGGAAACATCCGCGAGCTGCGCAACGTCATCGAGCGGGCCCTGGCCCTGACGCGCCACGACCGCCTTACCGTGGAAGACCTTTCCGACCCTATCGGCCACCCCAGGGGGGAGAGATCACCCTTCTCCGGTCCCCCTGACGGGGACGCCCTGATCCCCCTGGCGGAGATGGAGCGCCGCTATATTCGCCAGGTCCTCGACCAGGTCGACGGCAATCAGACCCTGGCGGCGCGCATTCTCGCCGTCGACCGCAAGACCCTCTACCGCAAATTAAAAGAGGACTGA
- a CDS encoding sensor histidine kinase, whose product MRLTLKITMAILLGVVLLFSLHAYLSIQRERTQLKERLSREALHLGQSLRVMLGDIWKIGGEGAALNFLERSNLVSGSFTVRWVWIDGGTEMRYRPRVPVEKLSALNKGESVSLLAESSAGHDFLMTYLPLVTGGGRLGAIELSESMDELHGYVRESLRRSALLVAATIGSALLLMALLGNILVNRPLRLLTEEAERIGAGDFSTALTLSGRDELAGLAVTIDRMRGQLDEARQAEQAANEAKLSALEKLRHTERLATLGRLSAGMAHELGTPLNVIAGRAKLIASGDLSPEDTTRSARIIGEQSERMTTIMRQLLDFARRGEGRKQPVELNRLLRGTVDLLAPTAKKEGVEMQLKIQDEPARVNADSGQLQQVLLNLAMNGIQAMPRGGTLTFSLDGNCDPSLTAPPGTWAGSWCRIRVEDQGEGIAPPDLPRIFDPFFTTKEIGQGTGLGLSIAYGIVEEHGGWIEAASTPGQGSIISVYLPQIVDGENA is encoded by the coding sequence ATGCGCCTGACCCTGAAAATCACCATGGCCATCCTCCTCGGGGTGGTCCTCCTCTTCTCCCTGCACGCCTATCTGTCCATCCAGCGCGAGAGAACCCAGCTCAAGGAGAGACTGAGCCGCGAAGCCCTCCATCTCGGCCAGAGCCTCCGGGTCATGCTCGGCGACATCTGGAAGATTGGCGGAGAAGGGGCGGCTCTCAATTTTCTCGAGCGCTCCAATCTGGTCAGCGGTTCCTTCACCGTGCGCTGGGTCTGGATTGACGGGGGAACGGAAATGCGCTACCGCCCCCGTGTCCCGGTGGAAAAGCTCTCCGCGCTCAACAAGGGGGAGTCCGTCTCGCTGCTGGCCGAGTCGAGCGCCGGCCATGACTTTTTAATGACCTATCTCCCCCTGGTCACCGGCGGAGGACGGCTCGGCGCCATCGAACTCAGCGAGTCGATGGATGAACTGCACGGCTACGTCAGGGAAAGCCTGCGCCGCTCCGCCCTGCTGGTGGCGGCGACCATCGGCTCGGCACTCCTGCTGATGGCGCTGCTGGGAAATATTTTGGTCAACCGCCCCCTGCGCCTCCTCACCGAAGAGGCGGAACGGATAGGGGCCGGAGACTTTTCCACGGCCCTGACCCTTTCAGGACGGGATGAACTGGCCGGCCTCGCCGTGACCATCGACCGCATGCGCGGCCAGCTCGACGAAGCCCGGCAGGCGGAACAGGCGGCCAACGAGGCCAAGCTCTCGGCCCTGGAGAAACTGCGGCATACCGAACGCCTCGCCACCCTCGGGCGCCTTTCCGCCGGCATGGCCCACGAGCTCGGCACCCCCCTCAATGTCATTGCCGGCCGCGCCAAGCTCATCGCCTCCGGGGATCTCTCCCCGGAGGACACCACCCGCTCGGCACGGATCATCGGCGAGCAGTCCGAGCGGATGACGACGATCATGCGCCAGCTGCTCGATTTCGCCCGTCGCGGCGAGGGGCGCAAGCAGCCGGTGGAACTGAACCGCCTCCTCCGGGGGACGGTGGATCTCCTGGCGCCGACCGCCAAAAAGGAAGGGGTCGAAATGCAACTGAAGATCCAGGACGAACCGGCCAGGGTGAACGCCGACTCCGGACAGTTGCAGCAGGTGCTGCTCAATCTCGCCATGAACGGCATCCAGGCCATGCCCCGGGGGGGGACCCTGACCTTTTCCCTCGACGGAAATTGTGATCCGAGCCTCACCGCTCCCCCAGGGACCTGGGCCGGAAGCTGGTGCCGCATCCGGGTCGAGGACCAGGGGGAAGGGATCGCTCCGCCCGACCTCCCCAGGATCTTCGATCCCTTTTTCACCACCAAGGAGATCGGCCAGGGGACGGGTCTCGGCCTCTCCATCGCCTACGGAATCGTCGAGGAACACGGCGGATGGATCGAAGCCGCCAGCACGCCCGGCCAGGGGAGCATCATCAGCGTCTACCTGCCGCAGATCGTCGACGGAGAAAACGCATGA
- a CDS encoding response regulator, producing the protein MKEINRTAPYPKILLAEDDSDLRELLAFSLFRAGFSVTTCSNGLELLERLEPTPTPGEKIYDLVLTDLRMPALTGLEVLETLHDLPRRPLFICMTAFGDSATHARARKLGASFTIDKPFDIDRLISLIDSLCPKEVNGAPHPRSAS; encoded by the coding sequence ATGAAAGAAATCAACAGAACCGCCCCCTACCCGAAGATTCTCCTCGCCGAAGACGATTCCGACCTGCGGGAACTCCTGGCCTTCTCCCTCTTTCGCGCCGGTTTTTCCGTGACCACCTGCTCCAACGGCCTGGAGCTCCTCGAACGGCTGGAGCCGACTCCGACCCCCGGGGAGAAGATCTATGATCTGGTTCTGACCGATCTGCGCATGCCGGCCCTGACCGGACTCGAAGTCCTCGAAACGCTCCATGACCTCCCCCGCCGCCCTCTCTTCATCTGCATGACCGCCTTCGGCGACAGCGCCACCCACGCCCGGGCGCGAAAACTCGGCGCCTCCTTCACCATCGACAAACCCTTCGATATCGATCGGCTGATCTCTCTGATCGACTCTCTCTGTCCGAAGGAAGTCAACGGAGCGCCTCACCCAAGGAGTGCATCATGA